A window of Parafrankia irregularis contains these coding sequences:
- a CDS encoding glycosyltransferase, with product MGRILFVVPPLTGHVNPAVGIAGELAARGQQVALVGHTSVVGPLVPPEVSLIALPGEITAEQRGELEARSRSLRGPASLKFLWEEFILPLGDSMARDVTTIIDQWRPDVVVVDQQAVGAALAVRRSEARWVTLATTSAESDDPYAVLAGIGNWVAQRLHQFQVANGVPEPEATRTDLRFSEELTLVCSVPSLLRPGGHPSHHVFVGCAAGVRRESPDFPWTWLDSDRRTVLVSLGTVTREAGGRFLRAAAEALLGMSDRVQGVIVAPAGSLDDLAEKAPDDLLVRSFVPQVDLMPSLDAVVCHAGNNTVCEALSHGVPLVVAPVRDDQPIIAEQVVRAGAGLRVRFGRSTPATLATAVGAVLDEPSYRAAATRLRDEFTAAGGVVTAAHHIEKLLP from the coding sequence ATGGGCCGCATTCTCTTCGTGGTGCCGCCGCTGACCGGCCACGTGAACCCGGCGGTGGGCATCGCGGGCGAACTGGCCGCACGTGGCCAGCAGGTCGCGTTGGTCGGGCACACGAGTGTCGTCGGACCGCTCGTGCCGCCGGAGGTGTCGCTCATCGCGCTGCCCGGCGAGATCACCGCGGAGCAGCGCGGCGAGCTGGAGGCCCGCTCCCGTTCGCTGCGCGGGCCCGCGTCGCTGAAGTTCCTGTGGGAGGAGTTCATCCTGCCGCTGGGTGACTCGATGGCCCGCGACGTGACCACGATCATCGACCAGTGGCGTCCGGACGTCGTCGTCGTCGATCAGCAGGCCGTCGGTGCGGCGTTGGCCGTGCGCCGCAGCGAGGCCCGCTGGGTGACCCTCGCGACGACGTCGGCCGAGTCCGACGATCCGTATGCCGTGCTCGCGGGCATCGGGAACTGGGTGGCCCAGCGGCTGCACCAGTTCCAGGTCGCGAACGGCGTGCCCGAACCGGAGGCGACCCGCACCGATCTGCGTTTCTCCGAGGAACTGACCCTGGTCTGCTCGGTGCCCTCCCTGCTGCGTCCCGGGGGCCACCCGTCGCACCATGTGTTCGTCGGGTGCGCGGCCGGTGTCCGCCGGGAGTCCCCGGACTTCCCCTGGACCTGGCTCGACTCCGACCGCCGCACCGTGCTGGTCTCGCTGGGCACGGTCACCAGGGAAGCCGGCGGGCGGTTCCTGCGCGCGGCGGCCGAAGCACTGCTGGGGATGTCCGACCGGGTGCAGGGCGTCATCGTCGCGCCGGCGGGGTCGCTGGACGACCTGGCCGAGAAGGCACCCGACGACCTGCTGGTCCGGTCGTTCGTGCCGCAGGTGGACCTCATGCCCTCGCTGGACGCGGTTGTCTGCCACGCCGGCAACAACACGGTGTGCGAGGCGCTCTCGCACGGCGTGCCGCTGGTGGTGGCACCCGTCCGGGACGATCAGCCGATCATCGCCGAGCAGGTGGTGCGGGCCGGTGCGGGGCTGCGGGTGCGCTTCGGGCGCTCGACCCCGGCGACGCTGGCGACCGCGGTCGGCGCGGTGCTGGACGAGCCGTCCTACCGGGCCGCGGCCACCCGGCTGCGGGACGAGTTCACCGCCGCGGGCGGGGTCGTGACCGCCGCCCACCATATTGAGAAGCTACTGCCCTAG
- a CDS encoding alpha/beta fold hydrolase, translating into MAEIVANGVRLHVQRLGPKSGAGADSPVVVMVHGMVVDNISSFYFALGNCLAGAGCDVICYDLRGHGRSERTPTGYTMADSLADLSALLDELDVDRPVHIVGNSYGATLTLAFGLANPDRVASLTLVEPPFLIEGLGEEMARSLTQVLAAVTDDEVEYWLANTAGRALTRIARSAQALLKETSVAEDMLATPPFSREALAALPMPVLAVYGANSEIIDQAEGLAELVPDCTLVVLEQTTHMVLREAADYMRDLLRWWLFQRDEPMPRHQVRGDGFNTPAWIREMIPPPDLNGEHRTASLSAAAAAPAVSASSAVSAATAAAAGLPADA; encoded by the coding sequence GTGGCTGAGATCGTCGCCAACGGCGTTCGTCTGCATGTGCAGCGGTTGGGACCGAAGAGCGGGGCCGGCGCGGACTCGCCGGTCGTCGTCATGGTGCACGGCATGGTAGTGGACAACATCTCCAGTTTCTACTTCGCGCTGGGCAACTGCCTGGCCGGCGCGGGGTGCGACGTGATCTGCTACGACCTGCGTGGCCACGGCCGCAGCGAACGGACGCCGACCGGCTACACCATGGCCGACTCGCTGGCGGACCTTTCGGCCCTGCTGGACGAGCTTGATGTGGATCGGCCGGTCCACATCGTCGGCAACAGCTACGGCGCGACGCTGACCCTCGCGTTCGGCCTGGCGAACCCCGACCGGGTCGCGAGCCTGACGCTCGTCGAACCGCCCTTCCTCATCGAGGGGCTCGGCGAGGAGATGGCCCGCTCGCTGACCCAGGTGCTCGCGGCGGTCACCGACGACGAGGTCGAGTACTGGCTCGCCAACACCGCCGGCCGCGCCCTCACCAGGATCGCGCGCTCCGCCCAGGCGTTGCTGAAGGAGACCTCGGTCGCCGAGGACATGCTGGCCACGCCGCCGTTCTCGCGGGAGGCGCTGGCCGCGTTGCCGATGCCCGTCCTGGCGGTCTACGGGGCGAACTCGGAGATCATCGACCAGGCCGAGGGGCTCGCCGAGCTGGTGCCCGACTGCACGCTGGTGGTGCTGGAGCAGACCACCCACATGGTGCTGCGGGAGGCCGCCGACTACATGCGGGACCTGCTGCGGTGGTGGCTGTTCCAGCGCGACGAGCCGATGCCGCGCCACCAGGTGCGGGGCGACGGCTTCAACACCCCGGCCTGGATCCGGGAGATGATCCCGCCGCCCGATCTCAACGGTGAGCACCGGACGGCCTCGCTGTCAGCCGCGGCAGCCGCACCGGCTGTGTCGGCCTCGTCGGCTGTGTCGGCCGCGACGGCCGCCGCCGCGGGCTTGCCGGCGGACGCCTGA
- a CDS encoding phosphopantetheine-binding protein — MTTDQPTAAASADQTASAERVLSEVAAILRDVIGEEYIVDMSIEMDTSFNEDLELESIEFVTFADRLRETYGEHVDFVGFLSEMDVDQVINMKVGEVVDFIVDSAHDAAPSAAR; from the coding sequence ATGACCACCGACCAGCCGACCGCCGCCGCGAGCGCGGACCAGACGGCCAGCGCGGAACGTGTGCTCTCCGAGGTGGCGGCGATCCTGCGCGACGTGATCGGCGAGGAGTACATCGTCGACATGTCGATCGAGATGGACACCTCGTTCAACGAGGACCTGGAGCTCGAGAGCATCGAGTTCGTGACCTTCGCCGACCGGCTGAGGGAGACCTACGGGGAGCACGTCGACTTCGTCGGCTTCCTGTCGGAGATGGACGTCGACCAGGTGATCAACATGAAGGTCGGGGAGGTCGTCGACTTCATCGTCGACAGCGCCCACGACGCCGCACCGTCAGCGGCCCGGTAG